The Streptomyces laurentii region TCGGCGGCCTCCTCGTCACCGAGGACGAGAAACTGCAGCGTCACCCCGTCGATGGTCGCCGCCAGCACTCGCGCCGCCTGATCCGCCGGGACCCGCGGCGTCACCCCGCGGACCGCGCATACCTGCTCCATCAGGACGGTCGCGGACGCCACGTACTGCTCGTACTGCGTCCGCGCCAGATGCTCGAACCCCGGCTCGCGCAACGCGTACTGGGTGAGTTCGTACGTCAGCATGTGCTGCGCCGGATGGGCCGTGACGTGCTCCCAGTACGTCCCGAGCGCGGCCCGCACCGTCGCGCGCAGTGTGGCCCTCGGCTCGACGGCGGACCGGACCCGGGCCGTGTAGGCGCCGATGATCGACTCGATCGCCGCCTGGAGCAGTTCCTGCTTGGAGTCGAAGCAGTAGTGGAAGACGCTCAGGGACACCCCGGCCTCGGCGCAGATCGACCGGGTCGTGGCGCGCGCCACCCCGTCCCTGGTCATCACCCGGATCGCGGCGTCCACCAGCTGCCGGCGCCGCTCGGCCGACGGCATCCGTGCCATGCGCCCCTCCTCGTTCCGGCGCCAGGGTAACCGGCCGGGCCCGAGGGCCCGGCGCTCACCCCGCGCCCACCCCGGCGCCGGCCGGGTCCGGACCGCGGGAGGTCAGCCGATGCTCTGCCCGTACACCCGGTCCACCGGCATGCGCAGGAGCACCCGCCGGTCGGACACCATCGCCGACCGGTACTCGGCCCAGTCGGGGTGTTCCCCGGCCGCGAGCCGGTAGTACTCCACGAGCGCGTCGACCTCGGGCCCGTCCGGATCCGTGCCCGGCCCGATCAGGGTGGCCGTGCCCTCGGCGGTGGCCCACGACCGGCCGTCCGGGGCGGTCACCTCCAGGGCGGCGCGCGGATCGCGGCGCAGGTTCGCCGTCTTGGCGCGGCCCTCGGTCACGGACACGTACAGGATCTCGGCCGCCGGGTCGTAGTACGGCATCACGGGCGACAACTGCGGCCGCCCGTCGGACTTCAGGGTGGCGAGGACGCCGAGCCGGCTCTCGGCGAGCAGGGCGCGGGGATCGTACGAAGAGGAGGTCATGTCCTCAGTCAAGTCGCCCGCCCCGCGGTCTTGTTCCCCGCCGCCCGGCCCGTTCCCCCGATCGGAGCAGAGACATCGGGGACCGGCCCCCGGACGCGCGGCCCCCGCCGGCGTGCCCGTGCCCCAGGGGGACGCTCAAGCCCAGGGGAAGCGGTCCGGCACGAGGAGGAAGCCGTGTTCGCCCGGGTACGCGTCCGCCACCGCCAGCGCGGTGACCGCGCCCGCGAGGCCGAGGACCGCGCCGGCGACGACGTCACCGGGGTAGTGCACCCCCGTGTGGACCCGCGAGTAGCCCACCGCGCCGGCGAGGACGCCGAGCGGGAGCGCGGCGGGCGGCAGCAGCACGCCCACCGCCGTCGCGAAGGCCACCGCCGAGGCCGTGTGCCCGGACGGGAAGGACGCCGAACTCGGCATCGGGACCTGCCGGTCGACCGAGACCCGGGCCGCCTCCCGGTCCGGCCGCGCCCGCCGCACCAGCCGCTTCCCGAAGAGGTTGGCGGAGGCCGAGGCCAGGGCGACGGCGCCGACCCCGACCGCCGCCGCCCGGCGCGGCCGGCCGCCCGCGAGGGCGAGGAGCGCGGCGATCGACAGGGAGATCTTGGAGTGGTCGGCGGCATACGAGAGGCGGCGCAGTTTCCGGTCGAGCGTGGGGGTCGGCGTCGCCGCGACCGTCGCGTACAGGGCGCCGTCCACCGTGCGCAGATCGGACAGGACCGCCCGCACCGCCGCCGTGCCCCGGGGCCGGGGCCGGGGCCGGGGAGACGGCGGGGTGGCGATCGGGGAGGAAGGGGTCTGATCAGTCATCGGATCCTCCTCGCGGGCTGCGGCGGAACGCGAGCACGGCGATCAGGCGCCAGTCCAGGGGCGGCGCGGGCGGTACGGTGCCGGGCCGGTCGCGGGGGAGCCGTACGCGCAGCGCGCGCGGCCGCAGGGTGCACACGACAGGGGCCGGCAGCGTCATCGCCTCTCCGTCGACCGCGACGGGGAGGGTTCCGGATCGGGAGCCGGACCCGGACCCGGATCGGGAGTCGGGGCCGGAACCGGATCGGGAGTCGGGGCCGGAACCGGAGCCCGTGCCTTCCCCAGGCCCGGACTCCGCCTCCGCCTCCGCGTCAGTGCCGGCTTCCGGCTCGGTCCCCGACCCGGCGGTGACCTCGACCCGATGGGCGGTCAGGACGCTCAGGCCGGGGGACTGCGAGCCCCGGACGGCGAGCGCGGCCGCCTGCGCGGCGCTCTCCACCCGGATGCCGATCACGCCCAGTTCGCCGCCGTCCAGCCGGGCCCGGCGGCCGCCGCCGAGCGGATCGGGCGAGGTGTACGGGTTGTTGCTGACCAGCAGCGCCTGCTGGGCCGGGAGCATGGTGTCGTCGGCCCGGGCGTCGAGGCGGCGGCCCGCGCCGCCCGCGAGCAGGTCGGGCATCGTGTTCAGCGCGGTCTCCGCCTTGGCCGTCCGGTACTCGGGGCGCTGCACCACGTCCGCGTACACCCCGAACGAGACCGTGTTGACGAACGCCCGGCCCGCGACCTCGCCGAGGTCGACCCGTACCTCCTCGCCGTCGGTCAGGGCGTCCAGGCAGCGCGCCGGGTCGGCCCGGTCGAGCCCGAGGTCCATCGCGAAGTGGTTGCGGGTGCCCGCGCTGATGACCACGAACGGCAGGTCGTGCGCGACCGCCACCGCGGCCACCAGGGCCTGCGTCCCGTCGCCGCCCGCGACCCCCAGCAGGTCGGCGCCGTCGGCGACCGCCGCCCGGGCGAGCGCGGCGGCGTCCGGGTGCGAGCCGTCGGGGCCGGGTTCGAGGACGACGACCCGCGCGCCGAGCCGTTCGGCCTTCTCGACGAGCCCGAACCGGCCCACCTTGCCCTCCCCGGACCTCGGGTTCATCAGCAGCACCGGCCGCAGCGGCCGCGGCGCGGGCACGGCCCGGGGCCGGCCGTGCCGCTCGTGGTCCGGATGGCGCATCGCCGTACGGGCGCAGCCGAGCGCCACAGCCCACAGCAGCAGCGCGGTCAGGGCGCTCGGCCACAGACCCCCGTGGATGTAGAGGGCCAGGACGGCCGCCGGGGCGCCGACCGCGACCAGCGCTCCCACCAGTCGCACCGCCCCGCGATGGGCCACCAGCCACCACACGCCCGCGGCGCACAGCGCGAGCCCCAGCAGCCCGCTGCCGACGATCAGCAGACCGCCGCCGTCGAACGGCACGAACAGACCGAGGACCGCGGCCGTCGCGGCGAGCAGCGCGCACCGCGCGAACAGCCGGGACCGCGCCTCCGCGTGGACCCGCTCCCCGGCCCGCGTGCCCGGCCCACCGCCTCCGCCCCTCGCACCGGAACCGCCGCTGGTCATCCGCCGCCTCCCCGTCGTCGTGCGCCGCCGCCCCCGGGTCCGTACCCGGGCGCGTGCGCCGTCCCGTACCGGACGGCGCCCACGGTCCCGTACCCGCTGCCGGACCCGACATCCCGCGCCCGGACGGCACCCTGTCCGACTGGCATATGCGCGCGCTCGTACGGTCCTGACCGGCGGAGCCGACGCGGGCCGGGTCCCGGACCACCGGGCCCGGCCGCCGTCCCCCCGGCCACCCGTACGGGTCGTCGGCGTCGTGCGTACCGCCCGGGCCGTCCGGTTGTCGTCCGCCCGCTCAGGCCAGCGCCCCGCTCCCGTGCGGCGCGTACAGGTCGAGCAGCCGCACCCGCGTCACATGGAGCCGGTGGGCGAGGATCTGCCCCACCCAGAAGGTCACGGAGGCGCCGAACTCCGGGTCCGTCCGGCACATCGAGCGCACGGCCCGGCCGTCGAACTCGTACGCCCGCACCGGCGTCGCCGTCTCCGCGCCCGACTGGCACAGATACGGGGGGAACAGCCACGACACCCCCACCAGCTCGCCGTGCCGCAGCGTCTCGATCACCGGCGCGCCCCGCCCCGGCACCTTCGCGTCCAGCGAGATCGCGCCCGTCTTGACGATCCAGAACCGGTCGGCCCGGTCCTGCTCCTCGAACAGACGGACCCCGGCGTCGAAGGTCACGTCCTGGGCGAAGGCCATCAGCCGCTCCCGTTGTTCGGGCGGCAGACTGCTGACCTTGGGCGCGGCGACGGTGGTCATGGCGGGCCTCCTCGGACCGGTGACAGCGGTACGCGTCCCCCTCCCGGACAGTCTCCGCCCGGGCGAGCAGGTCCGCCCGTGCCGCACGCCGTCCGTGTGAGTCCGGCGTACGGTCCGCGGCCCCGCGCGGGCGCTCAGCCCGGCCGCGCGGCGTGCCGAGGAACAAGGACATGAGCTCCCCTCCACCCCCGGCTCCCCATCGGCCCCCGGACCCCTGCCCGCCGTCCCGCCTCCCGGGCCCGCCGCGCCCACCCGCACCGACCGGCTGCTCGCCGCCCTGGCCGGTCTCGTCGCCGGCTACACGGGCCTCGCCGTCGCCGCCCTCGCCACCGTGGTGACCCGGCCCGAGGCCGGACCGGTGCCCGCCGTCGGCGACACGGTCGTCGACCACTCCCCGGCGGGCGTCAAGGAATGGGCCATCCGCACCTTCGGCGAGAACGACAAGCGGGTCCTGGAGCTCGGCATCATGGTGCTGCTCGCCGTACTCGCCGCACTGCTCGGTCTGCTCGCGCTGCGCAGCCGCCGCGCCGCCCTCGCCGGGGTGGCCGTCCTCGGCCTGGCCGGGGCGCTCGCCGCCGTCACCCGCCCCGACTCCACCTCCGCCGCCGATGTGCTGCCGTCGCTCGCCGGGGCCCTCGTCGCGGGCTTCGTCCTGTACGTCCTGACCGTGCGGCTCGCCGGCTCGGGCCGTGCCGCCGCGGCCCCGGACCGGCGGCGCTTCCTGCTGACCGGGGCGGGCGTGACGGCGGGCGCCACCGGCGTCCTCGTCCTGGCCCGGGCCACCGGAGGCACCCGGTCCGAGAACGCCACCGCCTCGCGCGACGCGCTCCGGCTGCCCCGGCCCGCCTCCCCGGCGCCGCCCGTACCGCCCGGCGCGCAGCTGCCCGTCGCCGGCATCAGCCCGTTCCTCACCCCGAACGGCGACTTCTACCGGGTCGACACCGCCCTCGTCGTCCCGCGCCTCGACGCCGGTACCTGGCAGCTGCGCGTCCACGGCGACGGAGTGCCCCGGGACCGCGTCTTCACCCTGCCCGAGCTACTGCGCCGCGAGGTGGTCGAACGCGACATCACCCTCGCCTGCGTCTCCAACGAGGTCGGCGGCCCCTACGTCGGCAACGCCCGCTGGCTCGGCGTCCGCCTCGCCGACCTGCTGCGCGACTGCGGCGTCCGCCCGCCGTCCCGGGGCGGCCCGGCGGACCAGCTCGTCGGCCGCTCCGCCGACGGCATGACCATCGGCAGCCCCGTCGAGGAGGTGATGGACGGCCGTGACGCCCTGCTCGCCTTCGGCATGAACGGTCAGCCGCTGCCGTTCGCGCACGGCTTCCCCGTCCGCATGGTCGTTCCCGGCCTGTACGGCTACGTCTCCGCCTGCAAGTGGCTCACCTCGCTTGAACTGACCACCTTCGCCGCGTACGACGCCTACTGGGTGCCGCGCGGCTGGGCCGCCCAGGCGCCGATCAAGACCCAGTCGCGGATCGACACCCCGAAGGCGTTCGACAAGGTCGCGGCCGGGCCCCGGCCCGTGCCGGTGGCCGGCGTCGCCTGGGCCCAGCACCGGGGGATCTCCCGGGTCCAGGTACGGGTCGACGACGGGCCCTGGCAGGACGCCGAGCTCGGGGCCCAGGACAGCCGGGACACCTGGCGCCAGTGGGTCTACCGCTGGCACGCCACGCCCGGCGACCACACGCTCGCCGTCCGGGCCACCGACGGGACCGGGGCCGTGCAGACCGGGCGCGGCTCCGACACCATGCCGAACGGCGCGACCGGCTGGCACACGATCAGCGTCACCGCCGCCGCTAAGGCTGCCGCCGGCGGCTCGACGGCAGCCCGCGCACCAGGTCGAGGGGCAGCGCCGGGACCCGGTGCCCGGCCCGGCCGGTCGTCGTCGTGGCCGTCGTGAGCGCGTTGAGCACCGCTTCCTCGACCGCCTCCACCACCGCCGTACAGAACGGATCGATCCGGCCCCACGGCACGAACCGCAGGGTCTCGTACGGTGCCGGGGCGTCCTTCGCGGGAAACGTGCTGGTCAGCGCCGACTCGTTCGCCGTCGAGAAAGCGAGGAACAGATCGCCCGAGAAGTGGCTGCCCGCGGTGCCGGTACGGGCGAGGCCCAGCGGCACCCGCCGGGCCAGCGCCTTGCACTGGCCCGGCAGCAGCGGCGCGTCCGTCGCCACGATCACCACGACGGAGCCTGCGCCCGGCGGAATCCCGTCGGCTTCCGTGGCCACGGGGCCTCCTGGGCGGCCCCGGCCCGTGCGGCCTCGCGCTCGGCGGCGCGTTCACGGCCCACCGGCACCCCGGCCACGACCAGCTCGTCCGGGGCTCCGAAATTGGCCTGGACGTACGCCCCCACCGTGTACCGGTCCTCGCCGTACGCGACCCTCCGCGAGGCCGTGCCCGCGCCGCCCTTGAAGCCGTAGCAGCGCATCCCCGTACCGCCGCCGACACAGCCCTCGGCCACCGGCCCCGAGGCCGCCGCCTCGATCGCCTCGGCGGCGTGCCCGGGCCGTACCGCCGGGCCGTGGATGTCGTTGAGGTGGCCGTCCCAGGTCTCGGTGACGACGGGCAGCAGCCACTCCGGGCCATGTCCGCGCGATGCCCGCGCACCCACTCGACCACCCCGCGGTGCACCGGCCCGACGGCGTACGTGTTGGTCAGCAGCACCGGCACGGCCAGCGAGCCGCTCTCCTCCACCCAGGTCGTACCGGTCATCTCGCCGTTGCCGTTCATCGCGTACCAGCCGGCGGCGCATGGCAGGCCGACGCCCTCCCGGCCGCGCGGCAGCAGCGCCGTCACCCCGGTCCGGACGTCCTCGCCCTCGACGAGGGTGACATGGCCCACCTGGACCCCGGGGACATCGGTGATCGCGTTCCAGCGGCCCGGCTCGCCGGTCAGCGTGACGCCCAACTCGCGTACTCTCGCCCGTGTTTCCGTCATGATCGGCACCCTAGCCGTCGGTTCCCGGCGCGGGCGGCGGACGAACGGGGCGGGCGGCGGGCAGGGGCCGGGCGACAGCGCGGGCGCGCGCCACTTAGAGTCGAGCCAGTACCCCAGCGGCGCGACGTGGGCGCCGCACGACCGAGGAGCACGTGTGACCGACCCGGAGACCATCGCCCAGCAGCAGCTGATCGCCCGGGAACTGGAGGTCGCCGAGACCTTCGACCCGCGCGCGGAGATCGAGCGCCGGGTCGCCTTCCTCACCGAGCGCCTCACGTCCACCGGCCTGCGCAGCCTCGTCCTCGGGATCAGCGGCGGCGTCGACTCCACCACCGCCGGCCGGCTCTGCCAGCTCGCCGTCGAGCAAGCCCGGGCCGCCGGGCACGACGCCACCTTCCACGCCATGCGGCTGCCCTACGGCGTCCAGGCCGACGAGGGTGACGCGCAGCGCGCACTCGACTTCATCCAGGCCGACCGGATCCTCACCGTGGACATCCGGCCGGCCAGCGACGCCGCGCTCGACGCCACCCGCGCCGCCGGGGTGGTCTTCCGTGACGCGCACCACGAGGACTTCGTCCACGGCAACATCAAGGCCCGGCAGCGGATGATCGCCCAGTACGCGGTCGCGGGCGCCCACGACGGCCTCGTCGTCGGCACCGACCACGCCGCCGAG contains the following coding sequences:
- a CDS encoding transcriptional regulator, tetR family (Bacterial regulatory proteins, tetR family; pfam00440;~Transcriptional regulator, TetR family [Streptomyces venezuelae ATCC10712];~identified by MetaGeneAnnotator; putative;~transcriptional repressor BetI; TIGR03384), with amino-acid sequence MARMPSAERRRQLVDAAIRVMTRDGVARATTRSICAEAGVSLSVFHYCFDSKQELLQAAIESIIGAYTARVRSAVEPRATLRATVRAALGTYWEHVTAHPAQHMLTYELTQYALREPGFEHLARTQYEQYVASATVLMEQVCAVRGVTPRVPADQAARVLAATIDGVTLQFLVLGDEEAAEALLESTADQLVALVEG
- a CDS encoding F420-dependent enzyme (F420-dependent enzyme [Nocardiopsis dassonvillei subsp. dassonvillei DSM43111];~InterPro IPR009002:IPR019920:IPR011576; KEGG: fal:FRAAL4571 hypothetical protein; PFAM: pyridoxamine 5'-phosphate oxidase-related FMN-binding; SPTR: C1YJN9 pyridoxamine 5'-phosphate oxidase; TIGRFAM: F420-dependent enzyme; PFAM: pyridoxamine 5'-phosphate oxidase; TIGRFAM: PPOX class probable F420-dependent enzyme;~PPOX class probable F420-dependent enzyme; TIGR03618;~identified by MetaGeneAnnotator; putative), with translation MTSSSYDPRALLAESRLGVLATLKSDGRPQLSPVMPYYDPAAEILYVSVTEGRAKTANLRRDPRAALEVTAPDGRSWATAEGTATLIGPGTDPDGPEVDALVEYYRLAAGEHPDWAEYRSAMVSDRRVLLRMPVDRVYGQSIG
- a CDS encoding integral membrane protein (PAP2_like proteins, a super-family of histidine phosphatases and vanadium haloperoxidases, includes type 2 phosphatidic acid phosphatase or lipid phosphate phosphatase (LPP), Glucose-6-phosphatase, Phosphatidylglycerophosphatase B and bacterial acid...; cl00474;~identified by MetaGeneAnnotator; putative;~integral membrane protein [Streptomyces viridochromogenes DSM40736]), encoding MTDQTPSSPIATPPSPRPRPRPRGTAAVRAVLSDLRTVDGALYATVAATPTPTLDRKLRRLSYAADHSKISLSIAALLALAGGRPRRAAAVGVGAVALASASANLFGKRLVRRARPDREAARVSVDRQVPMPSSASFPSGHTASAVAFATAVGVLLPPAALPLGVLAGAVGYSRVHTGVHYPGDVVAGAVLGLAGAVTALAVADAYPGEHGFLLVPDRFPWA
- a CDS encoding possible diacylglycerol kinase, catalytic region (Diacylglycerol kinase catalytic domain; pfam00781;~identified by MetaGeneAnnotator; putative;~possible diacylglycerol kinase, catalytic region, partial [Streptomyces venezuelae ATCC10712]); this encodes MTSGGSGARGGGGGPGTRAGERVHAEARSRLFARCALLAATAAVLGLFVPFDGGGLLIVGSGLLGLALCAAGVWWLVAHRGAVRLVGALVAVGAPAAVLALYIHGGLWPSALTALLLWAVALGCARTAMRHPDHERHGRPRAVPAPRPLRPVLLMNPRSGEGKVGRFGLVEKAERLGARVVVLEPGPDGSHPDAAALARAAVADGADLLGVAGGDGTQALVAAVAVAHDLPFVVISAGTRNHFAMDLGLDRADPARCLDALTDGEEVRVDLGEVAGRAFVNTVSFGVYADVVQRPEYRTAKAETALNTMPDLLAGGAGRRLDARADDTMLPAQQALLVSNNPYTSPDPLGGGRRARLDGGELGVIGIRVESAAQAAALAVRGSQSPGLSVLTAHRVEVTAGSGTEPEAGTDAEAEAESGPGEGTGSGSGPDSRSGSGPDSRSGSGSGSRSGTLPVAVDGEAMTLPAPVVCTLRPRALRVRLPRDRPGTVPPAPPLDWRLIAVLAFRRSPRGGSDD
- a CDS encoding regulator protein (cAMP-binding proteins - catabolite gene activator and regulatory subunit of cAMP-dependent protein kinases [Signal transduction mechanisms]; COG0664;~effector domain of the CAP family of transcription factors; members include CAP (or cAMP receptor protein (CRP)), which binds cAMP, FNR (fumarate and nitrate reduction), which uses an iron-sulfur cluster to sense oxygen) and CooA, a heme containing CO...; cd00038;~flexible hinge region;~identified by MetaGeneAnnotator; putative;~ligand binding site [chemical binding];~regulator protein [Streptomyces hygroscopicus subsp. jinggangensis TL01]); the protein is MTTVAAPKVSSLPPEQRERLMAFAQDVTFDAGVRLFEEQDRADRFWIVKTGAISLDAKVPGRGAPVIETLRHGELVGVSWLFPPYLCQSGAETATPVRAYEFDGRAVRSMCRTDPEFGASVTFWVGQILAHRLHVTRVRLLDLYAPHGSGALA
- a CDS encoding sulfite oxidase (Moco binding site;~Subgroup of sulfite oxidase (SO) family molybdopterin binding domains that contains conserved dimerization domain. This molybdopterin cofactor (Moco) binding domain is foundin a variety of oxidoreductases, main members ofthis family are nitrate...; cd02110;~Sulfite oxidase and related enzymes [General function prediction only];~dimerization interface [polypeptide binding];~identified by MetaGeneAnnotator; putative;~metal coordination site [ion binding];~probable sulfite oxidase [Streptomyces venezuelae ATCC10712]); translation: MVTRPEAGPVPAVGDTVVDHSPAGVKEWAIRTFGENDKRVLELGIMVLLAVLAALLGLLALRSRRAALAGVAVLGLAGALAAVTRPDSTSAADVLPSLAGALVAGFVLYVLTVRLAGSGRAAAAPDRRRFLLTGAGVTAGATGVLVLARATGGTRSENATASRDALRLPRPASPAPPVPPGAQLPVAGISPFLTPNGDFYRVDTALVVPRLDAGTWQLRVHGDGVPRDRVFTLPELLRREVVERDITLACVSNEVGGPYVGNARWLGVRLADLLRDCGVRPPSRGGPADQLVGRSADGMTIGSPVEEVMDGRDALLAFGMNGQPLPFAHGFPVRMVVPGLYGYVSACKWLTSLELTTFAAYDAYWVPRGWAAQAPIKTQSRIDTPKAFDKVAAGPRPVPVAGVAWAQHRGISRVQVRVDDGPWQDAELGAQDSRDTWRQWVYRWHATPGDHTLAVRATDGTGAVQTGRGSDTMPNGATGWHTISVTAAAKAAAGGSTAARAPGRGAAPGPGARPGRSSSWPS
- a CDS encoding peptidase S58 (L-Aminopeptidase D-amidase/D-esterase (DmpA) family; DmpA catalyzes the release of N-terminal D and L amino acids from peptide susbtrates. DmpA is synthesized as a single polypeptide precursor, which is autocatalytically cleaved to the active...; cd02253;~homodimer interface [polypeptide binding];~homotetramer interface [polypeptide binding];~identified by MetaGeneAnnotator; putative;~peptidase S58 [Streptomyces sp. AA4]) — protein: MATEADGIPPGAGSVVVIVATDAPLLPGQCKALARRVPLGLARTGTAGSHFSGDLFLAFSTANESALTSTFPAKDAPAPYETLRFVPWGRIDPFCTAVVEAVEEAVLNALTTATTTTGRAGHRVPALPLDLVRGLPSSRRRQP
- a CDS encoding peptidase S58 (L-Aminopeptidase D-amidase/D-esterase (DmpA) family; DmpA catalyzes the release of N-terminal D and L amino acids from peptide susbtrates. DmpA is synthesized as a single polypeptide precursor, which is autocatalytically cleaved to the active...; cd02253;~active site pocket [active];~homodimer interface [polypeptide binding];~homotetramer interface [polypeptide binding];~identified by MetaGeneAnnotator; putative;~peptidase S58 [Streptomyces sp. AA4]), coding for MGARASRGHGPEWLLPVVTETWDGHLNDIHGPAVRPGHAAEAIEAAASGPVAEGCVGGGTGMRCYGFKGGAGTASRRVAYGEDRYTVGAYVQANFGAPDELVVAGVPVGRERAAEREAARAGAAQEAPWPRKPTGFRRAQAPSW
- a CDS encoding NAD synthetase (ATP binding pocket [chemical binding];~Mg binding site [ion binding];~NAD binding pocket [chemical binding];~NAD synthase [Coenzyme metabolism]; COG0171;~NAD synthetase [Burkholderia multivorans ATCC17616];~NAD+ synthase isa homodimer, which catalyzes the final step in de novo nicotinamide adenine dinucleotide (NAD+) biosynthesis, an amide transfer from either ammonia or glutamine to nicotinic acid adenine dinucleotide (NaAD). The conversion of NaAD to NAD...; cd00553;~active-site loop [active];~catalyzes the formation of nicotinamide adenine dinucleotide (NAD) from nicotinic acid adenine dinucleotide (NAAD) using either ammonia or glutamine as the amide donor and ATP; ammonia-utilizing enzymes include the ones from Bacillus and Escherichia coli while glutamine-utilizing enzymes include the Mycobacterial one; forms homodimers;~homodimer interface [polypeptide binding];~identified by MetaGeneAnnotator; putative), which gives rise to MTDPETIAQQQLIARELEVAETFDPRAEIERRVAFLTERLTSTGLRSLVLGISGGVDSTTAGRLCQLAVEQARAAGHDATFHAMRLPYGVQADEGDAQRALDFIQADRILTVDIRPASDAALDATRAAGVVFRDAHHEDFVHGNIKARQRMIAQYAVAGAHDGLVVGTDHAAEAISGFFTKFGDGAADVVPLTGLTKRRVRAVAAELGAPADLVWKVPTADLEDLDPGKPDEDALGVTYDQIDDFLEGKPVDEAAFAAIVRRYRLTDHKRRLPIAP